In one window of Paracoccus saliphilus DNA:
- a CDS encoding chloramphenicol acetyltransferase: MPKLSPDAPLLHEDTEIVNSQFGRYCEVGAGARVLHSEFGDYSYCDRLSDIANTSIGKFANIAAMTRIGPTDHPMTTASLHHFLYRSEYYWDDAEADPDFFAARASRRTVIGHDTWIGHGAIIKPEVTIGNGAIVAAGAVVTRDVPDWMIVVGCPARELRPRFAPGIGARLARLGWWDWDHDRLRRALPDFRQLPVEVFLDRYEMS, translated from the coding sequence ATGCCGAAACTTTCACCGGATGCACCGCTTCTCCATGAGGACACCGAAATCGTCAACTCGCAATTCGGCCGCTATTGCGAGGTCGGTGCGGGGGCGCGGGTGCTGCATTCGGAATTCGGGGATTACAGCTATTGCGACCGGCTGTCGGACATCGCGAATACCAGCATCGGGAAATTCGCCAATATCGCGGCGATGACGCGTATCGGGCCGACCGATCACCCGATGACCACGGCCAGCCTGCATCATTTCCTCTACCGGTCGGAATATTACTGGGACGATGCTGAAGCCGATCCCGATTTCTTTGCCGCCCGTGCCTCTCGACGCACGGTGATCGGCCATGACACATGGATCGGCCACGGAGCCATCATCAAGCCCGAAGTCACCATCGGCAACGGCGCCATCGTCGCGGCAGGGGCGGTGGTGACCAGGGATGTCCCGGACTGGATGATCGTCGTCGGCTGCCCGGCGCGCGAATTGCGGCCCCGTTTTGCCCCCGGGATCGGCGCAAGGTTGGCACGCCTTGGCTGGTGGGATTGGGATCACGACCGCCTGCGCCGGGCATTGCCCGATTTCCGTCAATTGCCGGTCGAGGTGTTTCTCGACCGCTATGAAATGTCGTGA
- the phnF gene encoding phosphonate metabolism transcriptional regulator PhnF produces MSLWQSIADNLRAEIARGLWPPGTKLPAEAELAARFGVNRHTLRHATKVLADEGLLYSRRGAGVFVAASPVDYPLGDRVRFHRNIELAGKVPGRVLDAVMTRPSDAAEASALGLSTGDKVHVAEGVSMVDFRPVALFRTVFPADWLPDLPAALRERKSVTAALSACGIDDYRRISTRVTARIADATQAVKLQIDPGEPLLRTEAISESQGRPVEHGLTWWAAERVTLTLPHDIS; encoded by the coding sequence ATGAGCCTGTGGCAAAGCATCGCCGACAATCTGCGGGCCGAAATCGCCCGCGGATTATGGCCACCGGGAACAAAACTGCCCGCAGAGGCAGAGCTTGCGGCGCGGTTCGGCGTGAACCGCCATACCTTGCGTCACGCGACGAAGGTGCTGGCGGATGAGGGTCTGCTCTATTCGCGGCGCGGCGCGGGGGTTTTCGTGGCGGCAAGCCCGGTCGATTACCCACTGGGAGACCGGGTGCGTTTTCATCGCAATATCGAGTTGGCGGGAAAAGTGCCCGGCCGGGTTCTGGACGCGGTTATGACACGTCCTTCGGATGCGGCCGAGGCCTCTGCCCTCGGGCTGTCGACCGGCGACAAGGTGCATGTGGCCGAAGGGGTCTCGATGGTGGACTTCAGGCCGGTTGCACTGTTCCGCACGGTGTTCCCCGCCGACTGGTTGCCGGACCTGCCCGCCGCGCTGCGCGAGAGGAAATCGGTCACGGCGGCACTGTCGGCATGCGGAATCGACGATTATCGGCGCATCTCGACCCGTGTGACCGCCAGGATCGCAGATGCGACGCAGGCCGTGAAACTGCAGATCGATCCGGGTGAGCCCTTGCTGCGAACTGAAGCAATCAGCGAATCGCAGGGGCGACCGGTCGAGCATGGTCTGACATGGTGGGCAGCCGAGCGGGTGACGCTGACCCTGCCTCACGACATTTCATAG
- the phnG gene encoding phosphonate C-P lyase system protein PhnG, with amino-acid sequence MSRPETTPDPVRKEVLGLLARAPSERLAQLLPELPEHDLLRAPEIGAVMVRGRAGGTGAPFNLGEKTVTRASIRLPSGEVGHGYVQGRDKGHALRAALIDAMTQQDTAGIEARILAPLRDEEAARRKAIATEAAATRVEFFTLVRGEDE; translated from the coding sequence ATGTCACGCCCTGAAACCACCCCCGATCCGGTCCGCAAGGAGGTGCTTGGCCTGCTGGCCCGCGCCCCGTCCGAGCGGTTGGCGCAGTTGCTCCCCGAATTGCCCGAGCATGATCTGCTTCGCGCGCCCGAAATCGGCGCCGTCATGGTCCGCGGGCGCGCGGGGGGAACCGGTGCGCCGTTCAATCTCGGCGAAAAGACCGTCACCCGCGCCAGTATCCGACTGCCCTCGGGCGAGGTCGGGCATGGCTATGTGCAGGGCCGCGACAAAGGCCACGCGCTGCGGGCGGCACTGATTGACGCAATGACACAACAGGACACCGCAGGGATCGAGGCACGAATACTCGCTCCGTTACGTGATGAGGAGGCTGCCCGGCGCAAGGCCATTGCCACGGAAGCCGCCGCGACCCGCGTCGAATTCTTCACTCTGGTTCGGGGAGAGGACGAATGA
- the phnH gene encoding phosphonate C-P lyase system protein PhnH: MTAQNLSGGFRDAARDGAHAFRAILSVMARPGTISTLGAVSGPAPISPAAATVLLTLCDRTTPLHLAGAHDSPVLRDWIAFHCASPLVAAEDAAFALGEWAALRPIDRFGIGTPEYPDRAATLIVDGHDFDAAPSRLTGPGIRDTATLALPEPQAFAANHALFPLGWDAILTSDQRIAALPRSTEIR, translated from the coding sequence ATGACCGCGCAGAATCTATCAGGCGGGTTCAGAGACGCGGCGCGCGATGGCGCCCATGCTTTCCGCGCCATCCTGAGCGTCATGGCTCGTCCAGGCACGATCTCTACTCTAGGGGCTGTCTCTGGTCCGGCGCCGATATCGCCTGCTGCCGCGACGGTTCTGTTGACGCTTTGCGACCGGACGACGCCGCTGCATCTGGCCGGGGCACATGACAGCCCGGTGCTTCGGGACTGGATCGCGTTTCATTGCGCCTCGCCCCTGGTTGCGGCCGAGGATGCCGCCTTCGCGCTTGGCGAATGGGCGGCGCTGCGGCCGATCGACCGCTTCGGCATCGGTACGCCGGAATATCCCGACCGTGCTGCGACGCTGATCGTGGACGGTCATGATTTTGATGCGGCGCCGTCCCGTTTGACTGGTCCCGGCATCCGCGACACCGCCACGCTGGCATTGCCGGAGCCGCAGGCCTTCGCCGCCAATCACGCGCTGTTTCCACTGGGGTGGGACGCGATTCTGACCTCTGACCAGCGCATTGCCGCCCTGCCAAGATCCACGGAGATTCGCTGA